The Candidatus Binatus sp. DNA window CCCTTCGCAAGTAAACTCGCCGCGCGCATCCGCCGCCGTTCCAATCTGTCGAAGTCCCTGACTACCCCTGCTGGAAATCCCATGCCCTGTAGCCTAACAGAAAATCACAGCAATGTCACTATATTACGCGAAGCTCAATAACGACGCTAGGCACCAGCGTCAAAACTCAAGTGAAAGTGAACGCGGGGATTGCAATGGTGACCCCTGCGGATTACATCGTGGAGCTACTTATGCGTGACGACGTACAAGAGGACCGTTCGGATCGTGTCGCCAAACCGCCCAAGAAAAAATCTACCGCCGCCTTTGATGCGGCAGCGGTCGTTCTCGATTCCGAAACTCAAACGACGAGAAGAGGCGCGATAATTCCCGTTCCGACGCACAAGCAATTCGAGACCGATCTTGCGAAGGCCATCCGCAAACGGAAACCCTGATGGACGATCAAGAACCAATGCTCAAGGAATTGCGCGCGATCCGCGAGCATCTGGCGCGCATCGATTTCCAAATGAAGGGGTTAATGATCAGCGTGGATTGCATCTTGCTTTTTTTACTCGCCTTCGTAATTGGGCGGTTCTTTCACCTGTGGAGCTAAGAGAATGGGAAACGGTACCCCCGACATCGCGCCGCTTCGATTGCTTGCCCTCTTTAATCCACTGCCCCACCGTGCCGCGCTTGTTGTAGAAGCGCGCTATTATCCTGATTCAAACTCACACCAACACCAGGCGATTTACAAACGCGAAGTTCGGCCTCGGGTTGAGTCCAAGGGGCTTTTCACGGCCGCTGCAAGAGGCCAGTTCTGCCTCGCGTTGGCATATTGGGCGAAACGAAATTTGCGCGCACCGACGATACTGCCGTTTTGTGTAGGCAAACGGCGACCGTTCGCGATCTGGCCCGCGATCGCGGCTAACGTTAGCCCGGAAGAGCGAGTGCCGCGTCGATCTCGGCTGCGGCCTTCTCCTGCATTCCCGGCAAAACGTGAGAGTAGGTGTCGAGCGTGATGCCTATGGTCGAGTGGCCGAGCCGCTCTGAAACAATTTTTGGATGCACGCCGCGCGCGAGCAGAATAGTCGCATGCGTATGCCGCAGATCGTGGAATCGCACGCGCGGCAACTTCGACTTTGGGTCGCAGATCGCATCGATGAATTGGTGAGTCACCGTTCGCGGATGAAGCGGGCGACCGTCGATGCGGCAGCAGACAAGGTCGCCAGCGTTGTACCGAGCGCCGAGCTTGAGTCTCAGACGCGCCTGCTCAGCGCGGTGCTTTCGGAGTGCCTGGACCGCAACCGCCGGTAAAGCGACGGCCCGGCGAGACCGCTCGGTTTTTGGTTCTCGGAATTCAAGACCGGCCTTCGATTCATCAAGCGTACGGCAAATTGACATGGTTGCCGTCTCGAGGTTGATGTCGCTCCATTTCAGTCCCAGGATCTCGCCGCGCCGCAGTCCGGTCGTGAGGGCGAGTGTGACCGGGAGCGCAAGAGTGCGATTGCCCTCGACGAGCGCAAGCAAGGCAAGAGACTGTTTCTCATTGAGCGCGCGCATCTCGAGGCGCGGCGCCTTTGGCGGCTCGACCT harbors:
- a CDS encoding tyrosine-type recombinase/integrase produces the protein MKGYIKKRGKDSWTLIFDLGPDPKTGRRRQRWETIPDCGKREAQRILNSRLTNVEEGNYVAPSDILVEEYLSRWLEAWAKQHTSPRTFERYEEIVKKHLSPALGKVELVKLSALEIQAYYSKARQTGRRKGGSLSPRTVLHHHRVLRQALSRAVKWDLLTRNPTDKVEPPKAPRLEMRALNEKQSLALLALVEGNRTLALPVTLALTTGLRRGEILGLKWSDINLETATMSICRTLDESKAGLEFREPKTERSRRAVALPAVAVQALRKHRAEQARLRLKLGARYNAGDLVCCRIDGRPLHPRTVTHQFIDAICDPKSKLPRVRFHDLRHTHATILLARGVHPKIVSERLGHSTIGITLDTYSHVLPGMQEKAAAEIDAALALPG